A genomic window from Flavobacterium azooxidireducens includes:
- a CDS encoding YfbK domain-containing protein, giving the protein MENQDKLYDKIQQAAKNAESNSFPGMEKVWARVEEKLDKKEDKKVIVLWKKWAIAASLLLFVSIGYHFLKSDKEIITIENPVVIENKDTIQNVSPLKIEKPEEKVVVSAEVEFEKNSNAETISQESILKNSIKKEQQVVSVFNDSLMKLNDLIALDEEKSKLVSKEIPTVKISSEEINKLTGERMITGVVMDNYNVPLPGATVLIKGTSKGTNTDFDGKFSIKAKKGETLEFSYVGMQTQTAKIDSSTNLNIALADDSTLEEVVVVGYGTTTKEAYTGTATKISSSEIKKDRKRNNSEKALVWNSKSDKGEFQVKAEALQSNSQSLQGKVAGVYINDANKKFKGNNNITLRGTNSINSKNEPLIILDGRPISQKEMQVLNPNDIKDITVLKDASATSLYGSTGRSGVIVITSKSGKVEKLSKRQLKKKLKELEEAQKQAPNQWPVNDPIQNESYESFEENAFESPSTAPLSTFSIDVDNASYTNIRRFINNGQTVPKDAVRVEEMINFFKYNYTEPTNEHPFSIHTEYSDCAWNSNHKVLKVGLQGKNIPTDNLPASNLVFLVDVSGSMNEQNKLPLLKQSMKILVEQLRKKDKVSIVVYAGAAGMVLPPTSGDDKKTIIDALEKLQAGGSTAGGAGIELAYKIAQENFVKNGNNRVILATDGDFNVGASSNTDMQTLIEEKRKSGVFLTCLGYGMGNYKDSKMETIANKGNGNYAYIDNIQEANRFLGKEFKGSMFAIAKDVKIQIEFNPQHVQAYRLIGYENRKLKDEDFVNDTIDAGELGSGHTVTALYEIIPTNVKSDFFKEPIDLKYSKTENSSTVFGNELATIKFRYKKPDGEKSIEMVQVIENKSIPIENSSEDFKFSSAVAWFGLKLRDSKLVHNKDSEAIKTLAKKGISIDEDGYKSEFIRLVETVK; this is encoded by the coding sequence ATGGAAAATCAAGATAAATTATACGATAAAATTCAACAAGCGGCAAAAAATGCCGAATCTAATTCATTTCCCGGAATGGAAAAAGTCTGGGCACGTGTGGAAGAAAAATTAGATAAAAAAGAAGATAAAAAAGTAATCGTTCTTTGGAAAAAATGGGCTATTGCCGCTTCTCTCCTATTGTTTGTATCCATTGGTTATCATTTTTTAAAATCGGATAAAGAAATTATTACAATTGAAAATCCAGTTGTGATTGAAAATAAAGATACAATTCAAAATGTTTCTCCTTTAAAAATTGAGAAACCGGAAGAAAAAGTGGTTGTTTCTGCTGAAGTTGAATTTGAAAAGAATTCAAATGCTGAAACAATTTCTCAAGAATCAATCCTAAAAAATTCTATTAAAAAAGAACAACAAGTGGTTTCGGTTTTTAATGACAGTTTGATGAAATTGAATGATTTAATTGCTTTAGATGAAGAAAAAAGTAAATTAGTTTCCAAAGAAATTCCAACTGTAAAAATTTCCAGCGAAGAAATAAATAAATTAACTGGAGAACGAATGATTACCGGAGTTGTAATGGATAATTATAATGTTCCTCTTCCAGGTGCAACAGTTCTCATCAAAGGAACTTCGAAAGGAACTAATACTGACTTTGACGGTAAATTTTCTATCAAAGCCAAAAAAGGAGAAACGTTGGAGTTTAGCTATGTTGGAATGCAAACGCAAACAGCTAAAATTGATAGTTCTACTAATTTGAATATTGCGTTAGCAGATGATAGTACATTAGAAGAAGTCGTCGTTGTAGGTTATGGAACAACTACCAAAGAAGCCTATACCGGCACTGCAACTAAAATTAGTTCAAGCGAAATAAAAAAAGATAGAAAAAGAAATAATTCAGAAAAGGCTTTAGTTTGGAACTCTAAATCTGATAAAGGTGAATTTCAAGTCAAAGCTGAAGCTCTGCAATCAAATAGTCAATCTTTACAAGGAAAAGTTGCAGGAGTCTATATTAATGATGCTAATAAAAAATTTAAGGGAAATAATAATATAACTTTAAGAGGAACTAATTCAATAAACTCGAAAAATGAACCACTAATCATTTTAGACGGACGTCCAATTTCCCAAAAAGAGATGCAAGTGCTTAATCCAAATGATATCAAAGATATTACGGTTTTAAAAGATGCATCAGCCACATCTTTATATGGAAGTACCGGAAGAAGTGGCGTAATCGTCATCACCTCCAAAAGCGGAAAAGTTGAAAAACTCTCCAAAAGACAACTCAAAAAGAAACTAAAAGAATTAGAAGAAGCTCAAAAACAAGCACCAAATCAATGGCCTGTTAATGATCCAATCCAAAATGAATCGTATGAATCATTTGAAGAAAATGCCTTCGAGAGTCCGAGTACCGCACCGCTTTCTACGTTTTCGATTGATGTTGACAATGCCTCTTACACCAACATTCGTCGTTTTATCAACAACGGGCAAACCGTGCCAAAAGATGCGGTTCGTGTGGAAGAAATGATTAACTTCTTTAAATACAATTATACTGAACCAACCAATGAACATCCGTTTTCCATTCACACCGAATACAGCGATTGTGCTTGGAACAGCAATCACAAAGTGTTGAAAGTTGGTTTGCAAGGAAAAAATATTCCAACAGATAATTTACCGGCTTCCAATTTAGTTTTTCTGGTTGATGTTTCGGGTTCGATGAACGAACAAAATAAATTACCATTGCTCAAACAATCGATGAAAATTTTGGTAGAGCAGCTTCGTAAAAAAGATAAAGTTTCGATTGTGGTGTATGCCGGAGCTGCCGGAATGGTCTTACCACCAACTTCGGGCGACGATAAAAAGACCATTATCGATGCGTTAGAAAAATTACAAGCAGGCGGAAGCACAGCTGGTGGTGCAGGAATTGAATTAGCCTATAAAATTGCTCAGGAAAACTTTGTCAAAAACGGAAACAACCGAGTGATTTTAGCTACTGACGGCGACTTTAATGTGGGAGCTTCATCTAATACAGACATGCAAACGTTAATTGAAGAAAAAAGAAAAAGTGGTGTTTTCCTAACTTGTTTAGGCTACGGAATGGGCAATTACAAAGACAGCAAAATGGAAACCATTGCCAACAAAGGAAACGGAAATTATGCTTATATCGACAATATTCAAGAAGCCAATCGCTTTTTAGGAAAAGAATTCAAAGGGTCGATGTTTGCCATCGCCAAAGATGTGAAAATTCAAATCGAATTCAATCCGCAACACGTGCAAGCCTATCGATTGATTGGGTATGAAAACCGAAAACTGAAAGACGAAGATTTTGTGAATGATACCATTGATGCCGGCGAATTAGGAAGCGGTCACACCGTTACGGCATTGTATGAAATTATTCCGACCAACGTAAAAAGCGACTTTTTCAAAGAACCAATTGACTTAAAATATTCTAAAACAGAAAATTCTTCAACCGTTTTTGGTAATGAATTGGCTACTATCAAATTTAGATACAAAAAACCGGATGGCGAAAAAAGTATTGAAATGGTTCAGGTTATTGAGAATAAATCAATTCCGATTGAAAATTCATCCGAAGATTTTAAATTTTCGTCCGCTGTTGCTTGGTTTGGATTGAAATTAAGAGATTCAAAATTAGTTCATAATAAAGACAGTGAAGCCATCAAAACCTTGGCAAAAAAAGGAATTTCAATTGATGAAGATGGTTACAAATCCGAGTTTATCCGATTGGTTGAAACCGTAAAATAA
- a CDS encoding GxxExxY protein, with amino-acid sequence MENNELTYEIRSAIFEVFKELGPGLLESVYEAALCYELEERGFDIKCQLNLPVIYKSKDLGLGYRLDILVNDSIIIEIKSVEEVKNVHKKQLLTYLKLTNKKLGLLVNFNADYLKDKESIIRIIN; translated from the coding sequence ATGGAAAATAATGAATTAACTTATGAAATAAGAAGTGCTATATTTGAAGTATTTAAAGAACTGGGGCCAGGTCTGTTAGAAAGTGTTTACGAAGCCGCATTGTGTTATGAATTGGAAGAAAGAGGATTTGACATTAAATGTCAACTTAACTTGCCGGTAATTTATAAAAGTAAAGATTTAGGTTTAGGATATCGATTAGATATATTAGTAAATGATAGCATTATCATTGAAATAAAATCAGTTGAAGAAGTAAAAAATGTTCATAAAAAACAATTGTTAACCTATTTGAAATTAACAAATAAGAAACTGGGGCTTCTAGTAAATTTTAACGCTGATTATCTGAAAGATAAAGAAAGTATAATTAGAATTATTAATTAG
- a CDS encoding DUF4249 domain-containing protein, whose protein sequence is MKHFKYSLLLLISLLTFGCEEVVDVDLNTAPPKLVIEASINWVRNTPGNIQAVKLSTTTNYFADEVPPVTDAIVTITNSEGTIFTFTQLDEPGLYICADFVPVVNETYTLVVVYDGETYTSTERLLATPEVIRVEQRNDGGVLGEDVEVKFFFNDIPNETNFYFLGIFDPYKVIPEYGVLEDRFFEDNEMFGLYFSEDLVAGDTLTFTMNGVSQNYFNYLNILLAQTGSNAGPFSTPTSTVRGNIVNQTNFDNFALGYFRLSQTEINEYIIE, encoded by the coding sequence ATGAAACATTTCAAATATAGTTTACTACTATTAATCAGTCTCTTAACATTTGGATGCGAAGAAGTTGTGGATGTTGATTTGAATACAGCTCCGCCAAAATTAGTAATCGAAGCTTCCATTAATTGGGTAAGAAATACGCCTGGAAATATTCAGGCTGTAAAACTATCAACCACAACAAATTATTTTGCAGATGAAGTTCCGCCGGTTACAGATGCAATTGTAACCATTACCAATAGTGAAGGTACGATTTTTACTTTCACACAATTAGATGAACCCGGTTTATATATTTGTGCTGATTTTGTTCCGGTTGTAAATGAAACGTATACATTAGTTGTTGTTTATGATGGTGAAACCTATACTTCAACCGAAAGATTATTGGCCACTCCAGAAGTTATTCGTGTTGAACAACGTAATGATGGCGGTGTTTTAGGCGAGGATGTGGAAGTAAAATTCTTCTTTAATGACATTCCGAATGAGACTAATTTTTACTTTTTAGGAATTTTTGATCCTTATAAAGTTATACCGGAATACGGTGTTTTGGAAGATCGCTTTTTTGAAGACAATGAAATGTTCGGATTATATTTTAGCGAAGATTTAGTAGCAGGTGATACATTGACATTTACAATGAATGGCGTTTCGCAAAATTATTTCAATTACCTCAACATACTTTTGGCTCAAACGGGAAGTAATGCAGGTCCCTTTAGCACACCAACTTCCACCGTTCGAGGTAACATAGTTAATCAAACAAATTTTGATAATTTTGCGTTGGGTTATTTTAGATTGAGTCAAACAGAAATTAATGAGTATATTATTGAGTGA
- the rlmF gene encoding 23S rRNA (adenine(1618)-N(6))-methyltransferase RlmF: MKNNTTPVKSSLHPRNKHRSRYDFEVLLTKTPELKPFIYTSEHGIETIDFSNPLAVKTLNKALLKTYYGILDWDLPSDYLCPPIPGRADYIHHIADLLAEVNQNIIPTGNNIMGLDIGVGANCIYPILGNAEYDWSFVATDIDANALENCVSIIEKNPHLNEVISLQQQVNSRYIFKDIIQPEDKFAFTICNPPFHDSKEEAAKSAARKVSNLTNQKTVNPILNFGGQNNELWCEGGELAFITQMIFESVKYPKQCFWFTTLVSKKDHLKSIYKTLNKVEAATIKTIEMNQGQKISRLVAWTFLSENQQKDWKFTS, encoded by the coding sequence TTGAAAAATAATACCACCCCAGTAAAATCATCGTTACATCCTCGAAATAAACACCGTTCGCGTTATGATTTTGAAGTTTTATTAACTAAAACTCCAGAATTAAAACCTTTTATTTATACTAGCGAACACGGAATTGAAACCATCGATTTCAGTAATCCGTTAGCGGTTAAAACATTAAACAAAGCCCTACTCAAAACGTATTACGGAATATTAGATTGGGATTTGCCAAGCGATTATCTTTGTCCGCCCATTCCCGGAAGAGCCGATTACATTCATCATATTGCTGATTTGCTGGCCGAAGTAAATCAGAACATCATCCCAACCGGAAATAACATTATGGGGCTGGATATTGGTGTGGGAGCCAATTGCATCTACCCTATTTTAGGAAATGCTGAATATGACTGGAGTTTTGTTGCTACCGATATTGATGCCAATGCTCTTGAAAATTGTGTTTCCATTATTGAAAAAAATCCGCATTTAAACGAAGTAATCAGTTTACAACAACAAGTCAATTCGCGTTATATTTTTAAAGATATTATTCAACCCGAAGATAAATTTGCGTTTACCATTTGCAATCCACCTTTTCACGATTCTAAAGAAGAAGCAGCCAAAAGTGCCGCTCGAAAAGTTTCTAATTTAACCAATCAAAAAACAGTCAATCCGATACTAAATTTTGGTGGACAAAACAACGAACTTTGGTGTGAAGGAGGCGAACTCGCTTTTATCACCCAAATGATTTTTGAAAGTGTAAAATATCCTAAACAATGTTTCTGGTTTACCACTTTAGTATCTAAAAAAGACCATCTGAAAAGTATTTATAAAACACTCAACAAAGTGGAAGCTGCTACCATCAAAACCATCGAAATGAACCAAGGTCAAAAAATCAGTCGTTTAGTTGCTTGGACGTTTTTAAGCGAAAATCAACAGAAAGATTGGAAGTTTACATCCTAA
- a CDS encoding thiamine diphosphokinase — protein MSSHHIVRDDQEPALIIANGAACSEELLGQLLEWSPIVIVLDSAISRVIELGIKVDVLLGDFDRDFDADYYKEIQYPLEIVHTPDQNKTDLEKAFDYLVERNFPAVNVVWATGKRADHTITNITSIVKFRNKLKIVLFDDHSKIFLIPKKYEKWYPKNTVISLIPIGAVHGIHSRNLFYPLENDSLTIGYRTGSSNHVAEDGIVTIEHEEGDLILMECWD, from the coding sequence ATGTCATCACATCACATAGTTCGAGACGATCAAGAACCAGCACTAATTATTGCTAATGGTGCCGCTTGTAGCGAAGAATTGCTAGGACAGTTGTTAGAATGGTCACCTATTGTAATTGTCCTAGATTCTGCGATCAGTCGTGTGATTGAATTAGGTATTAAAGTAGATGTATTACTAGGTGATTTTGACAGAGATTTTGATGCCGATTATTACAAAGAAATTCAATATCCGCTTGAAATCGTTCACACACCCGACCAAAACAAAACCGATTTAGAAAAAGCGTTTGATTATTTGGTTGAACGAAATTTTCCTGCTGTAAATGTCGTTTGGGCAACCGGTAAAAGAGCCGATCATACTATAACCAATATCACTTCCATTGTAAAGTTCAGAAATAAATTGAAAATTGTTTTATTTGACGATCATTCTAAAATATTTCTTATTCCCAAAAAATATGAAAAATGGTATCCTAAAAACACTGTCATTTCGTTGATTCCAATTGGAGCTGTTCATGGCATTCATTCTCGAAATTTATTTTATCCGTTAGAAAATGATTCATTAACAATCGGCTACAGAACCGGAAGCAGTAATCATGTTGCCGAAGATGGCATAGTGACCATCGAACACGAAGAAGGCGATTTAATTTTAATGGAATGTTGGGATTAA
- a CDS encoding TonB-dependent receptor: protein MFFKRISLTFLFLLSSITMLQAQEKFTISGTISDQKSNESLYGVNIIVTDTKSGATTNEYGFYSISLSKGTYLIQISYVGFQTIEETIVLDKNIRKNFSLFESSQQLSEVVLTERKAKAEIRKPEMSVNKLSIQEIKEMPVLLGEVDIVKSLLTLPGVTSAGEGQSGFNVRGGGADQNLILLDEATIYNSSHLFGLFSVFNPDAIKDLKLYKGGIPARYGGRLSSVLDIYQKEGNSKEYHVNGGIGIISSRLMAEGPIVKDRGSFLVAGRGSYAHLFLKLTDNDNSAYFYDLNTKLSYKINDNNNVYFSGYFGRDVFSLNNAFVNTYGNAVLNLRWNHLFSDKLFSNMSFIYSDYYYGLELDFVGFEWNSGIKNYNFKYDFKHYLSDKLKLTYGLNTIYYDFNPGKIEPSRPDSGINEDQLDRKYALESAVYVDAEHQLTEKLTVSYGFRYSNFLRLGEQTLNVYENNQAVNFNSDFQIYESATPIGTVSYGKNETIASFNNLEPRFSVSYALNDNQSVKASYNRMSQYLHLISNTQSPTPLDVWAPSDNFLKPQLLDQYAIGYFQNFKDDAYSVEVETYYKDIKDRVDYIDGANLIANEAIERVVLNGRGRAYGLEVLFRKNAGRFNGWLSYTLARTEQQVLGRTPEETGINNGNWYKTGFDKLNDISIVGNYKLNEKWRFGANFSLQTGQPVTFPNGQYEYLGITVPNYGLRNEDRLPTYHRLDVSATLTPRKNKDRKWQAEWVFGFYNIYNRQNAASITFRQNDETAKNEAVRLSIFGIVPSVTYNFKF, encoded by the coding sequence ATGTTTTTCAAAAGAATTAGTCTGACATTCCTCTTTCTTCTATCGTCGATTACGATGTTACAAGCACAAGAAAAATTCACGATTAGCGGAACTATTTCCGATCAAAAAAGCAATGAATCACTCTACGGAGTTAACATCATTGTAACCGACACAAAATCGGGAGCAACGACCAACGAATATGGTTTTTACTCCATTTCCTTATCCAAAGGAACTTATTTAATTCAAATTAGTTATGTTGGTTTTCAAACCATTGAAGAAACAATTGTTTTAGATAAAAACATTCGAAAAAACTTTTCATTATTCGAATCGAGTCAGCAATTAAGCGAAGTCGTTTTAACCGAACGAAAAGCCAAAGCAGAAATTCGTAAACCAGAAATGAGTGTGAACAAACTTTCCATCCAAGAAATCAAAGAAATGCCGGTTTTGTTAGGAGAAGTTGATATTGTGAAATCGTTGCTCACGTTGCCTGGTGTCACAAGTGCCGGCGAAGGTCAATCCGGATTTAACGTGCGTGGTGGTGGAGCCGATCAAAATTTGATTTTATTGGACGAAGCTACCATTTATAATTCCTCTCATTTATTTGGATTGTTTTCGGTTTTTAATCCCGATGCAATCAAAGATTTGAAATTGTATAAAGGTGGAATTCCAGCTCGTTATGGTGGAAGATTATCATCCGTTTTAGATATTTATCAAAAAGAAGGAAACAGTAAAGAATATCATGTGAATGGCGGAATTGGTATCATTTCCAGTCGATTAATGGCGGAAGGTCCAATTGTAAAAGACCGTGGCTCATTTTTGGTTGCAGGAAGAGGTTCGTATGCTCATCTATTTTTAAAACTAACTGATAATGACAATTCCGCTTATTTTTATGATTTGAATACAAAATTGAGTTACAAAATAAATGACAACAACAACGTGTATTTTTCGGGTTATTTTGGTCGTGACGTCTTTAGTTTGAATAATGCTTTTGTGAATACGTATGGAAATGCGGTATTGAATTTACGATGGAATCATTTGTTTTCGGATAAATTATTCAGCAATATGTCGTTCATTTATTCGGATTATTATTATGGCTTAGAATTGGATTTTGTTGGTTTCGAATGGAATAGTGGTATCAAAAATTACAACTTCAAATACGATTTCAAACATTATTTAAGCGATAAATTGAAATTAACCTATGGTTTAAATACGATTTATTATGATTTTAATCCCGGTAAAATTGAACCTAGCCGTCCGGATTCAGGCATTAATGAAGACCAATTAGATAGAAAATATGCATTAGAATCGGCTGTTTATGTAGATGCCGAACATCAATTAACCGAAAAACTAACGGTTTCCTATGGATTTCGATACAGTAACTTTTTACGTTTAGGCGAGCAAACGTTGAATGTGTATGAAAACAATCAAGCAGTCAATTTTAATTCAGATTTTCAAATTTATGAAAGTGCCACTCCGATTGGAACAGTTTCCTATGGAAAAAATGAAACGATTGCCAGTTTCAACAATTTAGAGCCTCGTTTTTCTGTTTCGTATGCGTTAAATGACAATCAATCTGTAAAAGCAAGTTATAACCGAATGAGTCAGTATTTGCATTTGATTTCAAATACACAATCGCCTACTCCATTGGATGTTTGGGCTCCAAGTGACAACTTTTTGAAACCGCAATTATTAGATCAATATGCTATTGGTTATTTTCAAAATTTTAAAGATGATGCTTATTCTGTTGAAGTGGAAACGTATTACAAAGACATCAAAGATCGCGTAGATTATATTGATGGTGCTAATTTAATTGCCAACGAAGCCATTGAAAGAGTCGTTTTAAACGGCCGCGGAAGAGCCTACGGATTAGAAGTTTTATTTAGAAAAAATGCAGGTCGATTCAACGGTTGGTTATCGTACACTTTAGCCAGAACCGAACAACAAGTGTTGGGAAGAACACCTGAAGAAACCGGAATTAACAACGGAAATTGGTACAAAACAGGCTTCGACAAATTAAACGACATTTCAATTGTTGGAAATTATAAATTGAATGAAAAATGGCGTTTTGGAGCTAATTTTTCCCTTCAAACAGGTCAACCTGTCACTTTCCCAAATGGTCAATATGAATATTTAGGTATCACTGTTCCGAATTATGGTCTTCGAAATGAAGATCGTTTGCCAACCTATCATCGTTTGGATGTTTCTGCGACATTAACACCTCGCAAAAACAAAGATAGAAAATGGCAAGCCGAATGGGTTTTTGGTTTTTATAATATTTACAATCGTCAAAATGCGGCTTCGATAACTTTTCGTCAAAATGATGAAACAGCTAAAAATGAGGCAGTTCGATTATCTATTTTCGGAATTGTTCCGAGTGTAACGTATAATTTTAAATTTTAA